A portion of the uncultured Draconibacterium sp. genome contains these proteins:
- a CDS encoding LytTR family DNA-binding domain-containing protein translates to MKAVIVEDEKLSVLNLKEILQEYAPDIEIVDICYSGREAIEKLPQLTFDLVFLDIQFNDDFDAFEMLKAWKWDKLQIIFVTSYNDFALKAFKFNAIDYVTKPIDKDDLLLAIEKAKSKIFRKEELEQLLQTINALHNKQLVIKGQNETVFLPASRVLYLKAEKEYSVIHYFDEQKQVKELFTSRHLGYWENEFHEFPFLRVHKSFLVNMEHIVSFGGRNLKLSSGTRLEVARDRRKEIEMKILSYKTQI, encoded by the coding sequence ATGAAAGCAGTAATTGTTGAAGATGAAAAACTTTCGGTACTGAATTTAAAAGAAATTCTACAGGAATATGCGCCTGACATTGAAATTGTTGACATCTGCTATTCCGGGCGCGAAGCGATTGAAAAACTCCCTCAGCTCACTTTCGATCTCGTTTTTCTCGACATTCAGTTTAACGATGATTTTGATGCTTTTGAAATGCTGAAAGCCTGGAAATGGGATAAACTACAGATTATTTTTGTTACATCGTATAACGATTTTGCTTTAAAAGCCTTTAAATTCAATGCCATCGATTATGTTACCAAACCCATCGACAAAGACGATTTGCTGCTGGCCATTGAAAAAGCAAAAAGTAAAATATTCCGCAAAGAAGAACTGGAACAATTACTGCAAACCATTAACGCACTGCACAATAAACAACTGGTTATAAAAGGCCAAAACGAAACTGTATTTTTACCGGCCTCGCGGGTTTTGTATTTAAAAGCTGAAAAAGAATATTCTGTAATCCATTACTTTGATGAACAAAAGCAAGTTAAAGAGTTGTTCACCTCTCGTCATCTTGGTTATTGGGAGAATGAATTTCACGAATTTCCGTTTCTGAGGGTTCACAAGTCGTTCCTGGTAAACATGGAACACATTGTTTCGTTTGGCGGACGAAATTTAAAACTTAGCTCTGGAACACGCCTGGAAGTTGCCCGCGACCGACGCAAGGAAATTGAGATGAAAATTCTAAGCTATAAAACCCAGATTTAA